TACGCTTGATTTTATCGCTCATGGTTTCTGTGCTGGTCTGGCTGAAATGGACATGAACCTTGTAGGTTGTCTTGCCAATTTTCTTTACCATCGCTGGCGTGTTTTCCGGCGCTCTGGACGCAGTAACGGCGTCTGCCACCTGCATAGCATGGGGTTCTTTGTTCATGGCGCTCCTTTCTCCGAACGGGTCTGTGCCGCCGGTAAAAAATCAGTCGTGCTTACTGTTTACAATGTCTTTTGCTGTCTGTCGGGTAGCACCGGCATTTTCTTCCCGGAAATTCTTCCCGTCAAAGAGAATCGGCGCACACCGTTCCAGAATACGGTCATAGATACGGGCGTGAGCCAGATCAGGTGGGTTTTTCAACTCGGACAGTTTCAAGTTTGTTGTGATAATCATGGGTCTACGGCTGCGATAGCGGCTGTCGATGACGAAAAACATCTGCTCCATAGCATATTCGGTACTGCGCTCTACACCCAAATCGTCAATGATAAGCAGGTCATACTCGTCAAAGCTGGCAATAAACTCCGACCTGTCCTCAGAGAACATCCCGGTCAGGCGGTTCAGAATGGTGGGGAAGTTTGTCATCAGCACCGGCACATCCCGGTCAAGCAGGGCGTTGGCAATACAACCGGCGAAAAAGGACTTGCCGGTTCCCACATCCCCGAACAACAGCAGGCCGGTGTTGTTTTTATATGCCTCCTTCCAGTTCTCCACATAGGCGCGGGCCTTGTCCATCAATGGGTTTTGGCCGTTGTCGTTGGCAAAGGTGTAGTCGTACAGATAGCGGTCTTGCAGGCCCTGGGCCTTCCGGCGTTTGATACGCTCCATGCGGCGCTGCCGTTCCTCGGCGGCCTTGCGCCGTTCCTCGGCCTCCCGCTGACACTGGCAGATACAGCGGGGCATGAAGTAGCCAGGTTTCCCAAAGCATGGCACAACGGTCTGCCTCTGGCCGCCGCATTTCTTACAGTGGATGAGACCGTCTGACGGATCTATATACTCGTCCTCAGCCAGTTCCACACTGGCAGCTGCCTTGTCGATCAGCGCCCGGATTTCTGCGGTAATCTCAATCATACAGTTTCATCCTCCTTTACGCTGTAATCCCGGTTGCGTGAGGGTGTGATCGTTTTTTTAGCATCCTCACCGGCCCAGCGCCGGATGGTGGCAGCATGGCTCTGATACCGCTTGCCGGTAGAAGCCATGTACTCGGACAGCTTTTCGATGTACTGGCCCCATACAGTGGGAAAGCTGGCCTGTAAGTCTGCCAGTTCCCCGTCCGTCAGGAAAACATTCTGGTAACGGCCATAGGCGTGGGCGGGGTGTCCCTTCTCTATCTCTCTCTTTATCTCTATCTCTTTCTCTAACTCTATCTCTATCTCTGGTGGACGAATGTCGGACAAATGTCCGCCGTTTGTCCGGGGCGCAGAAAGAGCCTTATTTTGGAGCCTCGCAGCCCGCTTTCGTTCAGCCTCGGTAGAGGACTGGCCGATTAAAAGTTCGATGTTGCTCATGTAGAATGTGCCGCTGTCCAGCACTTCCACAAGGCCCAGCTTCAAAAAGATCTGCAAGGCTCTCTCCACAGTGCCGATCTGCTGGCGGGTGATGGTGGCGATCATCTGCGCCGTGTAGGGGATGTCCTCGTCAAGCTGGAGCCGCCCGCCATGTTTCAGCGATTTCAGATACAGCTTGAGCAGAATGTTGGAATACAGCACACCATCCTGCATACTTTCCAGCAGCACGATGGAATCATCGTCAAAATAGTTTTCTTTGAGTTTCAGGTAATAATATTTTCGGTTGTCTGACATAGGGTTCCTCCTTGGGGTTTCTCTTGGGATTCTGTACGCATTTTAAGGCCGTTTTAGGGGTCGGAGAATAAATCTATCAGCCTGCCTTTGACACCCTCAAAAAAAGCCTTGATTTACAAGGGTTTTTCAGCCCCTAAAGCGTGACATTTCTTCCGTTGTTTCCGCTTGCGCTTTGCGGCGTTGATCCGCTTCATGCGTGCAGCACATTCCGGGCAGTATTTGGCCCGGTTGGAACCGGGGGTAAACAGCGCCCCACATACGGCGCATTTCTTTGCATTCAGCCGGTGGAACAGCGCCGTTTCCAGTTCCTTATCCTGCGGCAATACCGCCGTCCGAAACCACCTGCACAACAGGGAATAGGAAATGGACTGGACACAGACACATTCCTCCCCATCGTCCAGGGCAATACAGTTTCCGTCGATGTAGTTACAGCACTCATGCACTAGCCTCCGCACTCTGCGGTACTGGCGGTAATCCATGACGGGGATAGGTTCAGACTTATTGTTCTTCATAAATGATTTCTTTCATAAAGCCAGTAACCTCCTTGAATGAATTTATTGTTAAATATTCGTGCAAAGTATTGTTTTCTTCGTGCAAATGGCATATACTATAATTGCCAGCAGAAAGGGGTTGATCGTATGGCTGGAAATACCACAAACATCAGTATCCGCATGGACGCAGATTTGAAAGCGCAAGCGGACGCACTGTTTACTGAACTTGGCATGAACCTGACTACGGCGTTTAACATCTTTGTGCGCCAGTCGCTTCGTGAAGGCGGCATTCCCTTTGAGGTGAAGCTGGAACAGCCCAACAAGGAAACGGTTGCTGCCATGCTGGAAGCGGAAAGGATTGCAAAAGACCCGTCTGTAAAGGGATACAATGACCTTGACGAGTTGTTTGCCGACCTGAAAAAATGAGGAAAACAAAGTACACCGTCAAGTACACGACCGCTTTCAAAAAGGACTACAAGCGGGCAATCAAGCGCGGCCTGAAAATCGAATTGCTGGAACAGGTCGTGGCGCTGCTGTCGATGGGCGAACCGCTGCCGGATAAAAACCGCGATCACGATTTGTCCGGCGATTGGGTGGGCCATCGGGAATGTCACATTCTCCCGGACTGGCTGCTCATTTACCGTATCGAGGATGATGTGCTGGTGCTGACGCTTGCCCGCACCGGGTCGCACAGCGACTTGTTCGGCAAATAAACCATCTGCCGCCGTATGGGGAAACCTGTACGGCGGTTTTTCTGTGTGCAAAAGGGTGTCGTGAAACGCGACGCACCTGAAAGGGGTCGGCAAAGCGCCGTACCCTTTACCGCTCCGGCCCCCGGTCGCGGGGCTTGTCCCGTTCCTGTCGGGCCAGTTGGTCGGCGGCCTTGCGGAGCCGTTCCACAGCTTTTAGCTCCTCCCGCATAGCTTTCATGTCGATGCTGTCCACCTGTTTCTGGGCGGTCAACAGGTCGATCTCACGCCGCCATTCCTTCGGGGTGATTGCCTCGCCGCTGTCTTTCAGTTCTTTCAGATACCAGGCCGCCGCGTCATAGAGGATCAGTTCCCGGCTGTGGCGCTGCTCGAACAGTTCCCGCTTCTCCGGCTTTACCCTGGCAAGCTGCTTGTGGACAGTCTTATACTCGTTGTACTGCGCCCACATCTCCCCGCGCTCGGTGAGGACAGCGATCCGGCGCTCAGCCTTGACGATCTTTCCCCGCAGGTCATAGTAACGGCTGTTCATATCAGCGATTTTTTCATGAAGCTGCTGCATAGACTGGATGCCGTTTGCCTGTAAAAAGCTAAATAGTGCAGCGCTTTCCTGCAAAGCCCGGATTTTACCGGTGCGGGTGCGGGGAGTGTTCAACTGCTGCTGGGCCTCCCACAAAGCAGTCAAGCTGCTTTGCTGTGTTTGTGGTTTTTCCGCTTCGTCTTTCGACCAACGATAAAGCCGGGTAATGCGGGCTTTGATTTCTTTCAGCAGCTTGTTGTCGGCAGCGATCTGCCGGTTTACTTCCCCCTTGTCGGTGCGGATGCCGCGCTTCTCCATCTGGCTGGCCGCTGGCCCCAGGTGGACAGAGGGGATTTTATCAATGCCCTGTCGCTTGTAGCTGCGGTGGTCTACCAGGGCAGGCTGACCGGCTGCCTCCAACACCCGATTGGTGTAGGCCGCCCACGCTGCCCGCCAAATCTCCACATTTCCTTTATCGTTCCAATCGGTTGTATCCTCACGATGATTTTTCCAGCCGCCTTTCCCATCCGGGATACGCTGTCCATTCTCGTCCAGGTCGTATGCCTTGCGGCACTTTGCGCCCCACTGTCCATTTTCTTTCAGAGGCCGGAGCGTCAGCATGATATGGACATGAGGGTTGCCGGTTCCCTTGTCATGGATGGCGAAGTCGGCGCACATCCCCTTGTCCACAAAGTTGTCCTTCACATAGGCACGCACAAGAGCGAGCTGTTGTTCGCCGGACAGTTCGCGAGGCAGAGCTGCTTCGATCTCGCGGGCAAGCTGGCTGTCCCTTGCTTTCTCGATTTGCTCCACGCTGTTCCAGAGGGTGGAGCGGTCTGCAAATTCCGGCGAGGCGTGGGCGGGCAGCATGATCTCCGCATGGACAATGCCGCCTTTCCGGGTGTAGTCATGGGTCAGGCCGTCCCATTCATTTGTCAGCTTGGTTCCGCTTCGGTAGGCGGCTGCGGCAACAGCGGAACGGCCCTCGCTGCGCTTGATGATACTGACGGGAATATGGCAAAAATCTATGGGTGGCACCTCCTTTCGGCGGGGATATTTCAGGCTCCGTGGAGCCGAACAAACGCGAAGCGGGTGTTTGGCTGCGCGGGGCGCACAAGGGGTTTGGGGAGTGTAGCGCCCCATCGCGGACGAAGTACGCAACGCCCCCGGCAGGGCGCACAGCACCGGCAACGGTGTATAAGTGCGCCCTTGTAAACAAGGGACTTATGGCGTGTCCCCGGATTTTGGCAGGTTTGCAGTCAATTCCGCAGCCCCCGGAAGATGGGACAGGGCAATCAGAAATGTTTTGACCTCCGCGCCGGAAAGGTCGGGAGCCAGCGGGAAAATCCCCTCCAAAACGGCTCCGCGCTCAATCAGGCGGCGGGTGCGACCCCTGCGTTCTTCGTTCCGCTGCTTGTTCTCCAAAATCTTCTTTCGGTTTTCAAGCTGCCGAATCTCCTTCAGGACTTTCTCCCGTTCTTCTTTTTGGGGGTGGGCTGTAATTTTTTCGTTCATGTCAGGCACCTCTTTTCTTTGGAAATACTCATAGATTGACCGTCCATTTCTGACGCGCAAAGTACCGGCGCAGTCTCCGCAGTGCGGCATGGATGGATTTTCCCGCCTGTGATGGCGTGATACCCTCCATTGCGGCAATATCTTTCACTTTCATACCCAGCATATAGCGGGCGTGAACACGGCGAGCCTGCATAGGCGGCAGGGAAGAAATGGCTTCGTACAATCGCCGTATCAGTTCTTCGTATTCGGCTAATTCTTCTTTTTCTATCAGGTAGTCCTCCGGCGATGGCTGCGCCCAGCCGATGGCGGCATTTTCGATTCCATCGTTACAGTCGAGGGAATAAAATGCCTTATACCGGAACATCTTGCGCTCTCTGGCAGCCTCGGCTCTCTTATCCAGAAGAAACGCTTCGACGATCTCATCGGACACCTCCACACAAATGTCCTCTTTGCAAAATGGATAATATTGTTTGAGATTGATGGTCTGCATAGGCATGCCCTCACTCTGTTTGGAAAAGGCCATCATAGCAGCGGCGCATATTCCGCAGACCCCGGCGGATGGCAACGCTAACCTTGCTGCTGTGGACGCCCTCTATCCGAGAGATTTCCGGCTGCTTGATACCAGCAATGTAGTAGGCGTGAACACGGCGGGCCTGTGTCGGAGTGGCATGAGCCAGAGCCGCAGGCAGAGCTGCAATCAGGCGCAGACGGGTGGTCATTTCTTCTCGTTCCACCAGAATATCCTCCGGCGATCTGCCGTGTTCCAGCGCGTAGTTCTCCGTCCAGCTATATGCGTCCAGGGAGTACCAGGCGCGGTGGTAGACCTTCCGGCGCTCATAGTTGTTCATCTCGCGCTGGGCCTGCCGCATGGCCTCCCAGACCTCGTCGCTGACCTCTACAAACTCGTCGTGCCGGTAGTGGGTATAAATCCACCGCAGATTGATTGTTTTCATAGGCTTACCTCCTGAAAATGGGAGAGGCGGACAGCTCGTCCGCTGTCCGCCCCTCGCTGAGATAAGGGAAATGATCCCTTTCACTTGGTAGCCAGAAAACAGGTCATTCGTTAAGCCTGTTCTCAAAGAAATTTATAAATTTTTTTCTGACCGCCTCCACACTTTGATACACAGCCACTTTGGAGCAGCCGCACAGCACACCGATCTCTGCAAGGCTCAGCCCGTCAAGCGCATAGAGCAGGAACCGGCGGCGCTGGGCCTCGGTACAGGTGTCCAGAACAGCCATCAGCTCATGCAGCGTTTCCATGCGGCAAAGGTATTCCTCCGGCGTTTCGCCGTAGACCCCTACACCCTCGGTGGTAATGATGTACTCGTCAAACTCCCGGTCATCCCAATGCCGCCGCTGTTCATGGAACAGGTTCTCCGTTTTATGATCGGCCCGGTCAAGAAATTCATAGACTTCCAGCGTAACCTCCACGGCCACAGCTTGTCCGTTATAATTGATGGTAACTTCCATCTGCCTTTCCTCCATTCAGATTTTTTGGGTAAATCTGAATGGGGCGGCGGAGAACGGCACCGGGGATAAAGTTCGGGCCATGCTGACCCGATGTTCCGGCTCCATAGGGACAAAAAAGCGCCCGGACGGCATAAAGCCATACGAGCGTAATAGAGTATATTTTGCTGTTTAGTTACATGGTATAGTGCATACTGCTGACCACATTGCTCCGCTGCCGGGAGCAGGCTTTTTTTAGCTGGTGCAGATCATGGATACTGTGAAAAGACGCAAACATAGACACGGCGGCATTCTCCTATATGCCGCCGTGGATTTACACGGTGTTGGGTCGTCGTTGGTTTAGGGTAGACGAAAAGAAACGGCGGCTCTGATTTCTCAAAACCGCCGCCAGGGTATCTAGAGTAAGCGCACAAAATCAACCTGCCCAGCTACGGTTTTTTTCTTTCCCCATTAGGCGGGGCAGGTTTAAAAGAATATGAAAAGCCGATAACAGCAGTCATGTTAGCCTGCGTGTTATCGGCTCTGCGTCTATGCGTCTGGCTCTCTAATAACGGATATATTCAGTTGCTTTACATGAATGAGCGTTTCCTGTTTACATTTTGGACAGAACAAGGGGAAATTCCTTAATTCCGTGTCAATTCGTATTTTTATTCGGGTTTTATTATGGCATATAGGACAACTAACCCAACTTGTCTCTTTCATCAAAATTACCCCGTAACTTGATGTTTCTTTGATATATTTTTTGTTAGTCTATAAAATACGAATATCAATCCAACATTAAGGATGATCATAAAGACCGGCTGGCTCATACCGAAATATGTTTTCATATCAGAAAATATACCGTTTGTATGAAGCATAAAAATCGGGCAAATTTCCTGCATTTTTTGTAAAACAGGAAGGCTATCATTAAAATCAAACACAACTGGCAAGAAGCAGATGACGCAAGAAGTAATAAGCGCTGTAACAGGAGAACTCATTTGAGCACTTAAAAACAATGTAATAGTTGTCAAGGCTACAATCCCAAAAATATTCAATATTACAGAGATAAAGAACATTTGCAAAAAGGTCAAATTATATATTGAAGAAGCATAATGTAATGAAGATTGAATGCTTACATTCCACCCCTGTAACCCATAGGTACAGCCATACAGAACTAAATTTAGCAGTAAATACAAGAGGTATGTGCCAATTACAACTTCCAAGGCCGCTATAATTTTTGAAGTTGTGAGTTTGGTTCGGCCATACCGAGCCGAATAAATAATGCTATCTGTATGAAGTGCATACTCTTCTGAGAAAACAGGAGATAGAGTGATTACAACAATTAAACATATCATTATGGACAAGATGCTCCCCATTCCAGATAATAGCTTATCCCAGCCATCACAATATCCTAAAGTCACAGTTGGACTATTTGGATATGCTGTTTCGAGTGACTTAAAACTACCATCAGAATTTGTCAAATATTCCAGAATCGCCGCTTGGTCACGATAAACATGAACAGCAGAAAAAGCAGAATTTTCATCTTGTCCAACAGTTGCTTGTTTTGCTTGGTCGATTTTTTCTTGCATAGTAAGTAATGTATTTTGAGAGAGTTTTCCTTCAAATATTTCTGCTACTTCCTTCCGTTGTTCAATGGCTGTAAAACCGCTTGCTAATGCCATTTTTTCAAGGTCATAATCATAGAAAACATTTTGATAATTAAATTGAAAAAAGAAAAAATAGGCAACGATAAGAACCACACCAGCTAAAAACAACATTCGTGTTTGCTTTCTCGAACATATTTTATTTCGTTCTGCTTTTATCATTTCATTCATGCTCGGATACCTCCGTAAAATAGTATAAATACAAATCTTCCAATGTTGGATCAACATTCCAAGCGGTTCTGCATGGTGCTTCTTGAGAAATAATCCTCAGCCGTTCTGCACCATTATTATGTTTCAGATTTGCTGTTACATAGTTCAATTCTAATTCTTCGGCCTCTTTTCGAGATACATCACATTCCCAAACACATTTTTCAATCGGCTTCAAAATTTCTTCTGGAGAACCATGTTGAATTAACTCGCCATTTTTCATAATCAGAATCTCATTTGCGATATATTCAACATCAGAAACAATGTGAGTGGACAAAATTACAATTCTATTTTCTGCCAAAGAACTAATCAGATTTCTAAACCGCACCCGCTCTTTCGGGTCAAGTCCAGCTGTAGGTTCATCCAAAATCAAAATACGGGGATCGTTTAGTAATGCTTGAGCAATTCCCAAGCGTTGTTTCATACCGCCGGAAAAAGTTTTGATTTTTTCGTTTTTCTGTGTGAGCAGATCAACAACCTGCAACAGCTCCATTGTGCGATTATGGGCTTTTTTAGGCGGCAGCCCCTTTATTGCAGAGATATACATCAAAAATTTATACGCTGTAAAGTTAGGATAATAGCCAAAATTTTGTGGCAGGTAGCCTAAGATATTACGATATTTCTCGCCCAAATCATGAATGTTTTTCCCGTTAAAAAAAATGGCTCCTTTCGTTTCAGTTTGGACATCGCAAATAATTCGCATCAAAGTTGTCTTGCCCGCACCATTTGCCCCGAGTAGACCATAAACACCATTTGTTAATTTTGCGCTGAAATGATTTACAGCTTTTTTTCTTCCATATTCTTTTGAAAGATCATTTATTGTAAGTTCCATATCAATTCTCCAATCATTTTTTCTTTTTTCAAGTACAGTTGAAGTGTTTTCCCTAATAGGATAATAGATAACACATAAAATCCAATCCATCCCCAGAACATAGACGCTTCAAATATAAATCGCTGATGGAGTACAAGAGAAAATGTTCCAGAAAGAAAAATCATACAAGCGATTAAATGATACAAGCTATCGTTCGTCCTGCTTTTCGCACATATAAAAAGATAACAAGTGCAAGAAATATTAAATGGAATCAAACCATACAACACCATTTCAATCATTGATTTCTGGTAAATATATGCCATTGAAATTAAAATGACTGTTATTAGGAAAAGGTTGATTACTCCAATAATCAGCATACGACCTGCTACAATTTTTACCAGCGTTGTTCTACTAGACTGTTCAATTTCCCACATACCATAGATGTTGCTTTTAGATATTTCTATTGCACCTAATAACGCAAGGAATGGAACCATAACTGCAAGGATTGTCAATGGATAATAAAATGGAACCCTCCATTGGCCCAGGATACATGCTAATAATACTGCACATATAGTGAGTATTATTTGAACAATCCAGAAAGAAAGCGGCAGAAATTGAAGTTGGTTCAATATAATATCTCGCATTGAATTTTTATTGAATTCAGAACTATTCATGTAACTTTTTCCGGCTACGATTACTGCTTTAATTTTAGGTTCAGATGGAGCAGGCGTTTCACAACTCTGCAACCATTCTAATACATCATTTTGTTTTTGGGTCATACATTATCGCCTCCTCTAAAATCAGCCAAATATCGTTCCAGTTTTTTAATCCCCTGTTGGAGCCTAGATTTTACAGTAGAAACACTAGCTTTTGTAATGGTTGCAATCTCTCGGATTTTCAAATCATAATAAAATCGTAAAATGATGACCTCTTTTTGATAGTCCGGTAATGTGTTGATTGCATATTGAATTTGCGCTTTAAGTTCGTTAAGCTCAATTTTTTCAAAGGCATTATCAGTATCTTCTATATCTTCAAGAGTTTCTAAATCCATATACAGGGGTTTTGCTTTCTTAGTATAATTGTTACAGGTATTAACAGCAATCGTTAGCAGGTAGTTTTGAAATTTCCCGATCTTTCGTACTGATTGAATATTCTCCAACAATTTCAAGAAAACATCTTGTGTAATATCTGCGGCGGTATCTGGATCGCCGTTCAATCGCCGACAACAAAATAGATAAATTGACTGATAATATTTTCGGACAATTATCTCAAATGCATCTGTGTCACCCGACTGGATTTTTTTAATTAGTATGAAATCTTCGATACCGTGTCACCGCCTTCCATGTGTAAAACGCCTTACACTTAATATACAACTGAGTAACCCAAAAGGATTTAACTTTAGAAATTTTTCTTTTACTTTTTTCATTTCCCTTCTATTGTAATTCCTGTTCTTGAAAAATATAAGATGTAATATATGAATTATAAACTTCAATCAACCTGCATATAGCAACATTCCACGGGCAAAGTATGAATTATACAATGTAACAGGGTGATGCTATATGGCAAAGGTTGAAGATTGTCCCGGTTTTGAAACCTTCGGTGCAGATGTCAAAGCCGCACGAGAGGCAAGGCGTCTGGCACGAAAAACATTGGCAGAAATGGTTGGGATTGAATGGCGGTATCTTGCCAACATTGAGAATCAAGGTGCGATTCCGAGCCTGCCCGTGATGATCCAGTTGATTAAGGTCTGCGGACTTCCCGTGGAACGGTATTTTAACCCGGAGATCATGCGGGAAGAAAGCGAACAGCGGCAGCGGGTCAGCCACAAGCTGAAACTCTGCCCTGAAGAATACCTGCCGATTATCGAAGGTGCCATAGACGGGGCGCTCAAAATGGAACAGACTGCGAAGCAGAAGGAGGACGCATAATCGCGGCCTCCTTCTGGCATTTCTATATCAAGGTTCCCGGCACTTTTCCAAAAGTTCCCGACACCTCTGCTGGATTTCTCCGGTTTCTGTCACAGTCAGGTCACGGTCATTTCCAGTAATCTTATCTTCCAGAAAGTTGGCGTATGTACCCAACAAAGCGTTCCGTAAATCCTCCGGGGTTTTCTGTATTTCAGCGCTGTACCAGTCATTCCGGTGGGGTTCCCATGCCATCAATGTATAACCGTGGCTGGTCTGAACCACCTCATACAGTGGATCATCATCCAGATATGCCTGAAACACTTTCAAAATCTTTTCAAAGGTCAGCATTTCCCGCACCTCCCATTCAGCTGCAAATCAGTTCCCTGATTAAAATTTCCTCAATCTGTGCCGTTAATGTGTTCATCAGCCCCACCCAACGCATAGGGTCACAGGCTTTCAGTTCTTCCGTGACCCCCGTAGTCTCCATCATGTGAGGCAACATAGTGTCCACACGCTCCTGCGCTGTCCGGTCAATCTCTATCAGGTGTGGATACAGCTTCTCGCTCATCAGCAGATGGTTGTAGAGAATGGGGCGATGTTCCTTTAGGTAGGATTTTCGCATTCTGCCGTACTTGCCGATAGAAGTTTCCGGCTGTTCAGAAAGTTTTAGGTTGGGTATATCATAATCTCCACAACGAATGTAAGTCAACTTACTCATATTCATTCTCCTTTGCTTCGTGATGATTAGACTGCTGCGCTGGCTGCTATGCTGCCTTTGTGCGGTTCTTCTTTTGGTAGCTGTCCGACAGTAGAAAAAACACCTTTTTTCATATCCTCAGCCCGGATCAGGGCTTTCTTAGCGTCCATTTCCGCTTTTTTCTTCGCCTTGATTTTGTCCTCATACTGTTTCTGTGCGCCGCTGGCTTTCCGCTTCAAATAATTCTGATGAAGCCTGTCCTTGCGTTCTTCTTTTTTCCGCAGTTCTTCCTGTTCCTCCGGGGTTAAAGGAAGCGGCTGTAAGGATGGTGGGATATAGCGCCCTAAAAAATTGAAGTAGATTTCAATTTCCTGCGTGGTGTCCTGGCTGCCTTTTCGGGCGCGTTCGTGGACAAGGATTTTCTCTACAAACTCGTTGAGCATGGTGTTTGTCAGAGTGTCAAAATTCTCATACTTATCAATTAGGGCTATAAATTTCTCTGCGGATTTCTGGCTCTGCTCATAGCCGGTAACAGCCTTTTCCAGCTCTGCAATTTCAATCTCAAGTGCATCCTGCTCTTTGGCATACTGTGCATCAAGCGCCTTATATCGTGCATCCGGCAGCTTGCCGAGGGCGTTGTCCTCATAGATTTTGCAAATCAGTTTTTCCAGTTCTCCGGCTCTCTTTTGGGCAGCAGCCAGACGCCTGCGCTTTTTCGATATATCGGCACTCTGTTGAGCAACCTGCGTCTCCTGAACAGTGTGAATAAATTCCGTCCGGTCATTTCTCGAATATTCAGCGATAGCCCGGAGCGTGTCGGAAACCAATGTCAGGACAGCACTCTCATTGATACGGTGTTGTGTAGGGCATAGTGTCCCACACGGAACTTTGGTATAATTGGAACAGGTATATTGAGAAACCCGCTTGCCATTGTTGGTGCGGTGGACATACATCTTGCCGCCGCAATCGGCACAATAGAGCAAGCCTGTGAGGGGAGCCGCTTCGCCCCAGCCGTTTGGATAACGCCGTACATTGCTGCGGATTTTCTGCGCCAAATCAAAGGTCTGCTGGTCGATAATGGCTTCATGGGTATTCTCAAAGATCGTCCATTCGTCCTCAGAAACATAGTGGCTTTTCTTGTCCTTAAAGTGCTTGCGGGTCTTGAAATTGATGGTATGCCCTAAATACTCTCGTTTTTTCAAAATGTTCACGATGGTAGATGATCCCCATCCATATGGGTCTTTGATCGGCTTTGAACGGTTCACACCCTCGTTGAAGCGGGCAAGGTGTACGACAGGAATTTCAATCCGGTCTGTGGATAATTTGCAGGCGATCTGGTAAGGCCCATATCCCTCCAGCGTGAGGGAGAAGATACGGCGTACCACTTCGGAAGCTTCCTCATCTACCAACCAATGCTCCCGATTTTCATCCCACAAGTAGCCGTAAATCACAGTGCCGGTCAGGTGCTTGCCACTCATGCCTTTTGACTTAAACACAGAGCGGATTTTCCGACTGGTATCACGGGCGTAAAATTCATTCATAATGTTGCGGAACGGGGTAAAATCGTCATCGCCTTTCAGACTGTCCACACCATCGTTGATGGCAATCAGACGAACGCCTCGCTGCCGCAAAACCTCCATAACTTGACCGACCTTCAGATAGTCGCGTCCTAACCGGCTCATGTCCTTGATGACGATTGCCTCTACACGCCCTGCCTCCACTTCCTCCATCATCGCCAAAAATCCGGGGCGGTCAAAACGGGTGCCTGAGATA
This window of the Mediterraneibacter butyricigenes genome carries:
- a CDS encoding transposon-encoded TnpW family protein, giving the protein MQVADAVTASRAPENTPAMVKKIGKTTYKVHVHFSQTSTETMSDKIKRMLKNEIQQM
- a CDS encoding ATP-binding protein gives rise to the protein MIEITAEIRALIDKAAASVELAEDEYIDPSDGLIHCKKCGGQRQTVVPCFGKPGYFMPRCICQCQREAEERRKAAEERQRRMERIKRRKAQGLQDRYLYDYTFANDNGQNPLMDKARAYVENWKEAYKNNTGLLLFGDVGTGKSFFAGCIANALLDRDVPVLMTNFPTILNRLTGMFSEDRSEFIASFDEYDLLIIDDLGVERSTEYAMEQMFFVIDSRYRSRRPMIITTNLKLSELKNPPDLAHARIYDRILERCAPILFDGKNFREENAGATRQTAKDIVNSKHD
- a CDS encoding phage replisome organizer N-terminal domain-containing protein, giving the protein MSDNRKYYYLKLKENYFDDDSIVLLESMQDGVLYSNILLKLYLKSLKHGGRLQLDEDIPYTAQMIATITRQQIGTVERALQIFLKLGLVEVLDSGTFYMSNIELLIGQSSTEAERKRAARLQNKALSAPRTNGGHLSDIRPPEIEIELEKEIEIKREIEKGHPAHAYGRYQNVFLTDGELADLQASFPTVWGQYIEKLSEYMASTGKRYQSHAATIRRWAGEDAKKTITPSRNRDYSVKEDETV
- a CDS encoding cysteine-rich VLP domain-containing protein, which translates into the protein MKNNKSEPIPVMDYRQYRRVRRLVHECCNYIDGNCIALDDGEECVCVQSISYSLLCRWFRTAVLPQDKELETALFHRLNAKKCAVCGALFTPGSNRAKYCPECAARMKRINAAKRKRKQRKKCHALGAEKPL
- a CDS encoding type II toxin-antitoxin system RelB/DinJ family antitoxin, giving the protein MAGNTTNISIRMDADLKAQADALFTELGMNLTTAFNIFVRQSLREGGIPFEVKLEQPNKETVAAMLEAERIAKDPSVKGYNDLDELFADLKK
- a CDS encoding type II toxin-antitoxin system YafQ family toxin: MRKTKYTVKYTTAFKKDYKRAIKRGLKIELLEQVVALLSMGEPLPDKNRDHDLSGDWVGHRECHILPDWLLIYRIEDDVLVLTLARTGSHSDLFGK
- the mobQ gene encoding MobQ family relaxase, coding for MPPIDFCHIPVSIIKRSEGRSAVAAAAYRSGTKLTNEWDGLTHDYTRKGGIVHAEIMLPAHASPEFADRSTLWNSVEQIEKARDSQLAREIEAALPRELSGEQQLALVRAYVKDNFVDKGMCADFAIHDKGTGNPHVHIMLTLRPLKENGQWGAKCRKAYDLDENGQRIPDGKGGWKNHREDTTDWNDKGNVEIWRAAWAAYTNRVLEAAGQPALVDHRSYKRQGIDKIPSVHLGPAASQMEKRGIRTDKGEVNRQIAADNKLLKEIKARITRLYRWSKDEAEKPQTQQSSLTALWEAQQQLNTPRTRTGKIRALQESAALFSFLQANGIQSMQQLHEKIADMNSRYYDLRGKIVKAERRIAVLTERGEMWAQYNEYKTVHKQLARVKPEKRELFEQRHSRELILYDAAAWYLKELKDSGEAITPKEWRREIDLLTAQKQVDSIDMKAMREELKAVERLRKAADQLARQERDKPRDRGPER
- a CDS encoding DUF3847 domain-containing protein, which gives rise to MNEKITAHPQKEEREKVLKEIRQLENRKKILENKQRNEERRGRTRRLIERGAVLEGIFPLAPDLSGAEVKTFLIALSHLPGAAELTANLPKSGDTP
- a CDS encoding RNA polymerase sigma factor encodes the protein MQTINLKQYYPFCKEDICVEVSDEIVEAFLLDKRAEAARERKMFRYKAFYSLDCNDGIENAAIGWAQPSPEDYLIEKEELAEYEELIRRLYEAISSLPPMQARRVHARYMLGMKVKDIAAMEGITPSQAGKSIHAALRRLRRYFARQKWTVNL
- a CDS encoding RNA polymerase subunit sigma-24, which translates into the protein MKTINLRWIYTHYRHDEFVEVSDEVWEAMRQAQREMNNYERRKVYHRAWYSLDAYSWTENYALEHGRSPEDILVEREEMTTRLRLIAALPAALAHATPTQARRVHAYYIAGIKQPEISRIEGVHSSKVSVAIRRGLRNMRRCYDGLFQTE